TGTGGTCACCAGCGCCACGTTTCGACACTACTAACTCGGGTTCTGCGAAAGTAAATGACGAGTTAGAATGAAGCTACACGAATATCAGGCGAAACAGGTGTTCGCCGACGCCGGGATTCCGACGCCGCCGTCGACGCTCGCGAAGACCGTCGACGAGGCGGTCGAGGCGGCAGACGAGATTGGCTATCCGGTCGCCATCAAGGCACAGGTACAGGTCGGTGGACGCGGAAAGGCCGGTGGGATCAAACTCGTCGACGACACAGCGGAGGCCCGCGAAGCCGCCGACTCGATCCTTGGGATGGATCTGAAGGGGCTGCACGTCGACAGCGTGCTCGTCGAAGGTGCGGTCGATTTCGTCAACGAACTCTATCTGGGCATCACGATGGACCGTAGCGAAGGCAAGCCCGTCGCGATGGTTTCGACCAAAGGCGGCGTCGATATCGAGCAGGTTGCCGAGGAGGATCCCGATGCGATCGTTCGCGAGCACGTCGATCCGGCCTTCGGGATGTTCCCGTATCAGGCCCGCCGCGCAGTCTTCGAGGCAGGGGTCGACCGCGAGGTCGCAACTGACGTCGCCTCGGTCCTGCGGACACTCTATCAGCTCTGGGCCGACAGCGACGCCACGGAAGCCGAAATCAACCCGCTAATGGTTACAGCGGACGACGAAGTGATCGCTGCGGACGCCGTCATGAACATCGACGAGGACGCGCTGTTCCGCCAGCCCAAACTCGCCGAGATGGAAGACGACTCCGCCGGCGGCGACGAACTCGAAGCCAAGGCCGACGAGTACGGCTTCGATTACGTCCGCCTCTCGGGCAACGTCGGCATCATCGGCAACGGTGCAGGACTGGTGATGACGACTCTCGACCTCGTGGACCACTACGGCGGCGAACCCGCCAACTTCCTCGACGTCGGCGGTGGCGCGAAGGCCGAGCGAATCGCCAACGCGCTGGATATGGTCTTTTCCGACGAGAACGTCGACTCGGTCGTGTTCAACATCTTCGGCGGGATCACCCGCGGCGACGAGGTCGCGAAAGGGATCAACAGCGCGCTCGAACAGTTCGACGAGATTCCCAAACCGGTCGTCGTGCGACTCGCCGGGACCAACTGGGAGGAGGGCATGGAGATCCTCAATGAGGACCTCGTAACCGTCGAGAAGACGCTGGAGGATGCGGTGCAACGCTCGGTCGAGTACGCAACGGAGGTGCAAGAATAATGTCCGTTCTAGTCGATGATGATACGCGCGTCGTAGTGCAGGGGATCACCGGTGGGGAAGGCAAGTTCCACGCCGGACAGATGATCGAGTACGGGACCAACGTCGTCGCCGGTGCGGTGCCGGGCCGCGGTGGGCAGGAGGTCCACGGCGTGCCGGTGTACGATACCGTCGACGAAGCAGCACGAAAAGAAGATGCCGACGCATCGGTAATCTTCGTCCCACCCGCTTTTGCTGGCGATGCCATCTTCGAGGCACTGGACTCGCCACTCGACCTTGCGGTCGCCATCACTGAAGGCGTTCCAACCCAGGATATGGCGAAGGTGAACAAACGCCTCTCCGAAACCGATACGAAACTGATCGGACCGAACTGTCCCGGCCTCATTACACCCGGCGAGGCGAAACTCGGTATCCTGCCCGGGAACATCTTCTCCTCGGGTAACGTCGGTCTCGTCTCCCGTTCCGGTACCCTCACGTACCAGGTTGTCGACAACCTCACCGATCGCGGCCTCGGCCAGTCGACCGCCATCGGCATTGGCGGGGACCCGATCATCGGGACGACCTTCATCGACGCCCTCGAGGAGTTTGAGGCCGACCCCGATACTGACGTCGTCGTGATGTGCGGCGAAATCGGTGGCGAGGACGAAGAGCAGGCGGCAGCCTACATCGCCGAGAATATGGACACGCCGGTCGCCGGTTTCATCGCGGGCCGCACCGCACCGCCGGGCAAACGGATGGGCCACGCCGGTGCGATCGTCTCCGGTTCCGGTACTGGGACCGCGGAGTCCAAAATCAACGCGCTCAACGACGCCGGCGTCCCGGTCGGCGACACGCCCGAAGAGGTCGCCGACGCCGTCGAAGACCTGCTGTAACAGCGGCCGTTCTTCTATTCTTCTGCGAAGTCGTCGATCCAGCTGAGCCCCGCCATTGCCTCCGGAAAGCCAAGTGTCGGGATCGCGAGGATCCCAACGTGTCGAAGTGCGTCAGCATCGATCCCCTCGTCGAGCCCGCGCCGAGTGTGGGAGTGGACCGCACCCTCCGATTGCGCGCCGACTGCCAGCGCGAGCTTTACGAGTCGTTTCGTCTCGTTGTCGATGGGGCCGGCCTCCGAACAGGCTTTGCCAAGGTCCGAGTACGCCTCCCAGACGTCGGGCTGTTCGCTTGCGAGTCGACCCGGCACTGACGGCAGTTCGTCCGTATCGTCGATTTCGTCAGCCATACACGTACCA
This genomic window from Natranaeroarchaeum aerophilus contains:
- the sucC gene encoding ADP-forming succinate--CoA ligase subunit beta, translated to MKLHEYQAKQVFADAGIPTPPSTLAKTVDEAVEAADEIGYPVAIKAQVQVGGRGKAGGIKLVDDTAEAREAADSILGMDLKGLHVDSVLVEGAVDFVNELYLGITMDRSEGKPVAMVSTKGGVDIEQVAEEDPDAIVREHVDPAFGMFPYQARRAVFEAGVDREVATDVASVLRTLYQLWADSDATEAEINPLMVTADDEVIAADAVMNIDEDALFRQPKLAEMEDDSAGGDELEAKADEYGFDYVRLSGNVGIIGNGAGLVMTTLDLVDHYGGEPANFLDVGGGAKAERIANALDMVFSDENVDSVVFNIFGGITRGDEVAKGINSALEQFDEIPKPVVVRLAGTNWEEGMEILNEDLVTVEKTLEDAVQRSVEYATEVQE
- a CDS encoding carboxymuconolactone decarboxylase family protein, producing the protein MADEIDDTDELPSVPGRLASEQPDVWEAYSDLGKACSEAGPIDNETKRLVKLALAVGAQSEGAVHSHTRRGLDEGIDADALRHVGILAIPTLGFPEAMAGLSWIDDFAEE
- the sucD gene encoding succinate--CoA ligase subunit alpha, translating into MSVLVDDDTRVVVQGITGGEGKFHAGQMIEYGTNVVAGAVPGRGGQEVHGVPVYDTVDEAARKEDADASVIFVPPAFAGDAIFEALDSPLDLAVAITEGVPTQDMAKVNKRLSETDTKLIGPNCPGLITPGEAKLGILPGNIFSSGNVGLVSRSGTLTYQVVDNLTDRGLGQSTAIGIGGDPIIGTTFIDALEEFEADPDTDVVVMCGEIGGEDEEQAAAYIAENMDTPVAGFIAGRTAPPGKRMGHAGAIVSGSGTGTAESKINALNDAGVPVGDTPEEVADAVEDLL